The following coding sequences are from one Arachis hypogaea cultivar Tifrunner chromosome 7, arahy.Tifrunner.gnm2.J5K5, whole genome shotgun sequence window:
- the LOC112703485 gene encoding protein MAIN-LIKE 1-like: protein MCLSPNLPLLCDASTSDLPPPLLCDTVHLKSTGSSAMQCCPPLLHREELMMIMMTNDDDVMAAVVMVVVEEEEILEDGGIYRVVELLVNTQGHGDPATVQRVPPRRGEMTWPACSDWHHARAWWRWRGRVPMHHGGRAEAAGMQGTCLTPPNRNLLVRKLDLPQSWNPRVENYLRATGFYHVSRIGMIRGSHPLLAALVERWRPETHTFVLPVGDVTVTLEDVAHIFGLPIDGEPVSGWTDSSSDFVQSQSMAIFGRQPVLSRNSKSYIKLGWVRSVRDEEPLDTEKSIRRYVRCQIFCLLGSTLFTDKSTAYAHAKYLPLLRDFERIHTYSWGSACLAHLYRALCRASRYDTKEMDGPLNLLFVWAWERMPCISPVPRHILPPAEIPAAMRWSHSERSTAWLEKTVVTFRHDIDYMQEFEWRPYQGMIIPGELHRHLDVCDIVASLLSFECIEWHSADRVMRQFGFAQPPPRIRRDIPLEQHCMALRGVQLYYWTVLLGEWIAEWGNRRNTRMRDLHPLPTWDFIPTPEYRDWYVRSFGWWSVIGFDCGMICVRYSQAGFDTGLMVWNPLLRVAQRL from the exons ATGTGTTTGTCCCCAAATCTTCCTCTGCTCTGTGATGCGTCCACCTCAGATTTGCCACCTCCTTTGCTTTGTGACACTGTCCACCTTAAATCCACTGGCTCTTCTGCTATGCAATGTTGTCCGCCTCTACTTCATCGT GAAgagttgatgatgataatgatgacaaACGATGATGATGTAATGGCGGCAGTGGtcatggtggtggtggaggaagaGGA AATATTGGAGGATGGGGGGATTTACCGGGTGGTGGAGCTGCTGGTCAACACGCAGGGGCATGGTGACCCTGCTACGGTGCAACGTGTCCCACCACGCAGGGGCGAGATGACGTGGCCGGCATGCAGCGACTGGCACCACGCAAGGGCGTGGTGGAGGTGGCGTGGCAGAGTCCCGATGCACCACGGGGGGCGTGCTGAAGCTGCTGGCATGCAGGGGACATGTCTCACCCCG CCCAACAGAAATTTATTGGTGCGTAAACTGGATCTGCCACAGAGTTGGAACCCGAGGGTTGAAAACTACTTACGTGCCACCGGATTCTACCACGTATCTAGGATTGGGATGATAAGAGGATCTCACCCGTTGTTAGCTGCTCTGGTTGAAAGGTGGAGGCCGGAGACTCACACTTTTGTGTTGCCGGTGGGTGATGTTACAGTGACATTGGAGGATGTCGCACATATATTTGGCTTACCAATTGATGGAGAGCCTGTGAGTGGATGGACTGACAGTAGTAGTGATTTCGTTCAGAGTCAGAGCATGGCAATATTCGGTCGTCAACCGGTGCTCAGTCGTAATTCGAAATCCTATATAAAGCTTGGTTGGGTTCGAAGTGTCAGAGATGAGGAGCCGTTGGACACTGAAAAGTCCATAAGGAGATACGTGAGATGTCAGATTTTCTGTCTGTTAGGGTCGACCCTATTCACAGATAAGTCGACCGCATACGCCCATGCGAAGTATCTACCATTGCTTCGCGATTTCGAGCGGATCCATACTTATAGTTGGGGTTCAGCATGTCTCGCTCATCTTTACAGAGCACTATGCCGTGCATCACGATATGATACGAAGGAGATGGATGGTCCTCTTAACCTGTTGTTTGTTTGGGCATGGGAGCGAATGCCGTGTATTTCGCCCGTACCGAGGCATATCCTTCCACCTGCTGAGATACCAGCTGCCATGAG GTGGAGTCATTCGGAACGGAGTACAGCGTGGTTAGAGAAGACTGTTGTGACATTTAGGCATGATATAGACTACATGCAGGAG TTTGAGTGGCGGCCGTACCAAGGAATGATCATTCCCGGCGAGTTACATAGACATCTTGATGTGTGTGATATCGTTGCTTCGTTGTTGTCGTTTGAGTGTATCGAGTGGCACTCTGCGGACCGAGTGATGCGTCAGTTTGGGTTCGCACAGCCCCCACCGCGAATACGAAGGGACATTCCACTGGAGCAGCATTGCATGGCTCTTCGCGGAGTGCAGCTTTATTACTGGACAGTTTTGCTTGGGGAGTGGATAGCGGAGTGGGGCAACAGGCGAAACACTCGAATGCGGGATCTACACCCCCTTCCGACATGGGACTTCATACCGACCCCGGAGTATCGGGATTGGTACGTGCGCTCATTCGGATGGTGGAGTGTTATCGGCTTCGATTGCGGTATGATTTGTGTTCGGTATAGCCAGGCTGGTTTTGATACCGGACTGATGGTATGGAACCCACTGCTGCGAGTCGCTCAGCGTCTGTAG
- the LOC112703483 gene encoding large ribosomal subunit protein eL20z, giving the protein MTAQDKPSTVTSHHHHSPAQSPPPPPSNAAVTSHHHHSSPPPPPHSAAPPQPYPAAQYGTFQGVSNYPPPPRDPHPAIGFPHPVPPPGAADHSAPHPPYYPHGYQAVPGYAVAEGRPVRETRLGCCGLGCGWCLFILGFLLAGIPWYVGAIIMLCSRVDHREKPGYVACIIAAVLATIAIILGVTKGADDWDW; this is encoded by the exons ATGACTGCACAAGACAAACCCTCTACCGTCAcatcccatcaccaccactcTCCTGCTCAGTCACCACCACCACCCCCCTCCAACGCCGCCGTCACATCCCACCACCACCACTCTTCACCGCCACCGCCCCCTCATTCCGCAGCGCCACCTCAGCCCTACCCTGCTGCTCAGTACGGCACCTTCCAAGGCGTCTCCAACTACCCTCCGCCTCCGCGGGATCCTCACCCAGCCATCGGGTTTCCCCACCCTGTTCCGCCGCCTGGCGCCGCTGACCACTCGGCTCCTCATCCTCCTTATTACCCTCATGGCTACCAAGCAGTTCCTG GTTATGCAGTTGCTGAAGGAAGACCTGTACGAGAAACCCGCCTTGGTTGCTGTGGTCTTGGTTGCGGCTGGTGCCT GTTTATATTAGGCTTCTTGCTTGCTGGTATTCCGTGGTATGTCGGAGCAATAATTATGCTCTGTTCCAGAGTAGACCATCGGGAGAAACCTGGATATGTTGCGTGTATAATTGCT GCTGTTCTGGCGACAATTGCTATTATTCTTGGCGTGACAAAGGGTGCAGATGACTGGGACTGGTAA